The sequence below is a genomic window from Candidatus Obscuribacterales bacterium.
GGATGGTCTGAACAAGTGGATCTAGATGGGTGGGTAAGTCAGCGATCGCCCACGGTACGACACCACTGCCTAGGGTGACATGGGGGGTAAAGGGCGTACTCCGGAGGCGATCGCTGAGATGACTAATGAGATGAGTCAAGGAGGTACGGTGCTCCTCTTTGGGTATCAGCCAAAATGATAGGTTGACCATGGTAAGAGTAGTTTTTTCTGATTATCCATCAACCTTTGCGCCTCGGTAGCGTAATTTTTGCCGATCTAGCTCATAGTTCTGCGCAAACTGAGGAATATCGCCTTCGTGCCCTAGGATAATCAAGGCATCCCCTGCTGCTAGCATCAGCCCCGCTTCCGGTTGCAGGACGAGTTCTCCATTAGCCCGGCGTAGCGCCACAATGATGAATGTTCCCTTGCCCCGGATCTCGACCTCCTTGATCGTCCTGCGAACCATAGCAGATCCCTCTGGCACCGCTAGTTCTGCCATTTGTACATGGATTTGGGTGAGCAGATCGTTAATATAGCTGCGCTCGTCTTTCTCGGTGAGGAAATCGGTGGTGGTTGGGCGAGTAATTAAATGCGACATACGTAACGCGCTAATGGTCGCGGGTAAAACTACATGATCAGCACCAGCTAGCCGCAGCTTCTTCTCTGTGGAGGGCACTTCGCCCCGGGCAAGAATCACTAAATTTTGATTTAATTCACGAGCCGTTAAGGTAATAAAAACATTGAGGGCGTCATCAGATAAAACTGTAGCTAAAACCTTAGCTCGATTGATA
It includes:
- a CDS encoding NAD-binding protein; protein product: MQGSFQRILTGAIFFSITLIVAIFGYTLFGWSLLEAIYMVVITIFGVGYGEVRPLDTPTQKIFTMIVIIAGTSSAVYIVGGFLQMVTEGEINRALDDRRKQKSIDSLKDHVIICGFGRIGQVLARHLDDAQHPFVVIDSAPQQIEQAEALNYLAYSGNATDEDVLNAVGINRAKVLATVLSDDALNVFITLTARELNQNLVILARGEVPSTEKKLRLAGADHVVLPATISALRMSHLITRPTTTDFLTEKDERSYINDLLTQIHVQMAELAVPEGSAMVRRTIKEVEIRGKGTFIIVALRRANGELVLQPEAGLMLAAGDALIILGHEGDIPQFAQNYELDRQKLRYRGAKVDG